In a genomic window of Scyliorhinus torazame isolate Kashiwa2021f chromosome 5, sScyTor2.1, whole genome shotgun sequence:
- the LOC140418162 gene encoding uncharacterized protein isoform X1, which produces MTGTQTQQQQFRPTFDRPGSDRPHDLKSSPAERRETMPQLTAGSSKAASRRASPGPQPCRPARREGEARHECDVCGKTFAYTSSLSRHKSSHGGEAWHECGDCGKGFAYLAKLNTHRRTHDQRRLYQCGDCGKGYLHPSVLEAHRRVHTGERPFTCPVCGKGFAQSSALWSHRRVHSEERPFGCGECGKSFKSAQCLMKHQRVHTGERPFACPLCLKRFVSAGGLLTHQRVHTGERPFACAACGKRFAHAFSLRTHQRVHTGERPYPCPVCGKRFTQSFSLRTHRRVHTGERPFTCAECGKGFTYSSSLLGHRRTHTGERPFTCSQCGKGFTYLSNLLAHRRTHTSERPFTCPVCGRGFSQSSKLLSHQQAHGGQ; this is translated from the coding sequence AGCGTCGAGAGACGATGCCTCAGTTAACGGCAGGAAGCTCGAAGGCGGCGTCGCGCCGCGCCTCCCCGGGACCCCAGCCCTGCCGCCCGGCGCGGAGGGAAGGGGAGGCGAGGCACGAGTGCGACGTCTGCGGGAAGACCTTCGCCTACACGTCGTCGCTGTCGCGGCACAAGAGCAGTCACGGCGGCGAGGCGTGGCACGAGTGCGGGGACTGCGGGAAAGGCTTCGCCTACCTGGCCAAGCTCAACACGCACCGGCGGACGCACGACCAGCGGCGGCTGTACCAGTGCGGGGACTGCGGCAAGGGTTACCTCCACCCCTCAGTGCTGGAGGCACACCGCCGGGTCCACACCGGCGAGCGGCCTTTCACCTGTCCGGTGTGCGGGAAGGGCTTTGCCCAGTCCTCCGCCCTCTGGTCCCACCGCCGTGTCCACAGCGAGGAGCGGCCCTTCGGGTGCGGCGAGTGCGGCAAGAGTTTCAAGAGTGCCCAGTGCCTGATGAAGCACCAGCGGGTGCACACCGGGGAGCGCCCCTTCGCCTGCCCCCTCTGCCTCAAGCGTTTTGTCAGCGCCGGGGGGCTGCTGACCCATCAGCGGGTGCACACCGGGGAGCGACCCTTCGCCTGCGCCGCCTGCGGGAAGCGGTTCGCCCACGCCTTCAGCCTGCGCACCCACCAGCGGGTCCACACCGGGGAGCGGCCCTACCCCTGCCCCGTCTGCGGGAAGCGCTTCACCCAGTCCTTCAGCCTGCGCACCCACCGCAGGGTCCACACCGGCGAGCGGCCCTTCACCTGCGCCGAGTGCGGCAAAGGGTTCACCTACTCCTCCAGCCTCCTGGGGCACCGGCGCACCCACACCGGCGAGCGGcccttcacctgctcccagtgcggCAAAGGGTTCACCTACCTCTCCAACCTCCTGGCCCACCGGCGCACCCACACCAGCGAGCGGCCCTTCACCTGCCCCGTCTGCGGGAGAGGGTTCAGCCAGTCCTCCAAGCTCCTCAGCCACCAGCAAGCTCACGGCGGGCAGTAA
- the LOC140418162 gene encoding uncharacterized protein isoform X2 encodes MPQLTAGSSKAASRRASPGPQPCRPARREGEARHECDVCGKTFAYTSSLSRHKSSHGGEAWHECGDCGKGFAYLAKLNTHRRTHDQRRLYQCGDCGKGYLHPSVLEAHRRVHTGERPFTCPVCGKGFAQSSALWSHRRVHSEERPFGCGECGKSFKSAQCLMKHQRVHTGERPFACPLCLKRFVSAGGLLTHQRVHTGERPFACAACGKRFAHAFSLRTHQRVHTGERPYPCPVCGKRFTQSFSLRTHRRVHTGERPFTCAECGKGFTYSSSLLGHRRTHTGERPFTCSQCGKGFTYLSNLLAHRRTHTSERPFTCPVCGRGFSQSSKLLSHQQAHGGQ; translated from the coding sequence ATGCCTCAGTTAACGGCAGGAAGCTCGAAGGCGGCGTCGCGCCGCGCCTCCCCGGGACCCCAGCCCTGCCGCCCGGCGCGGAGGGAAGGGGAGGCGAGGCACGAGTGCGACGTCTGCGGGAAGACCTTCGCCTACACGTCGTCGCTGTCGCGGCACAAGAGCAGTCACGGCGGCGAGGCGTGGCACGAGTGCGGGGACTGCGGGAAAGGCTTCGCCTACCTGGCCAAGCTCAACACGCACCGGCGGACGCACGACCAGCGGCGGCTGTACCAGTGCGGGGACTGCGGCAAGGGTTACCTCCACCCCTCAGTGCTGGAGGCACACCGCCGGGTCCACACCGGCGAGCGGCCTTTCACCTGTCCGGTGTGCGGGAAGGGCTTTGCCCAGTCCTCCGCCCTCTGGTCCCACCGCCGTGTCCACAGCGAGGAGCGGCCCTTCGGGTGCGGCGAGTGCGGCAAGAGTTTCAAGAGTGCCCAGTGCCTGATGAAGCACCAGCGGGTGCACACCGGGGAGCGCCCCTTCGCCTGCCCCCTCTGCCTCAAGCGTTTTGTCAGCGCCGGGGGGCTGCTGACCCATCAGCGGGTGCACACCGGGGAGCGACCCTTCGCCTGCGCCGCCTGCGGGAAGCGGTTCGCCCACGCCTTCAGCCTGCGCACCCACCAGCGGGTCCACACCGGGGAGCGGCCCTACCCCTGCCCCGTCTGCGGGAAGCGCTTCACCCAGTCCTTCAGCCTGCGCACCCACCGCAGGGTCCACACCGGCGAGCGGCCCTTCACCTGCGCCGAGTGCGGCAAAGGGTTCACCTACTCCTCCAGCCTCCTGGGGCACCGGCGCACCCACACCGGCGAGCGGcccttcacctgctcccagtgcggCAAAGGGTTCACCTACCTCTCCAACCTCCTGGCCCACCGGCGCACCCACACCAGCGAGCGGCCCTTCACCTGCCCCGTCTGCGGGAGAGGGTTCAGCCAGTCCTCCAAGCTCCTCAGCCACCAGCAAGCTCACGGCGGGCAGTAA